Genomic DNA from Bacillota bacterium:
ATTGGGCAAGTAGCTCAGACATCTGCTGGCAGCTTGCGTCTTTGTATTTGTTTGGGTCTAGAGCGAGCGCTATGACCGTGTCGCGCACCTCCTGCGGGATAGCATGTTTGGGCTTGCGGCCTCTGTTCTTGTGGGCCAGGAACG
This window encodes:
- a CDS encoding helix-turn-helix domain-containing protein — protein: MSQEEARRVYVIEQVVVGRLSISQAARLLNLSERQVKRLKKGVMEQGVAFLAHKNRGRKPKHAIPQEVRDTVIALALDPNKYKDASCQQMSELLAQ